Proteins encoded together in one Triticum dicoccoides isolate Atlit2015 ecotype Zavitan chromosome 7B, WEW_v2.0, whole genome shotgun sequence window:
- the LOC119341680 gene encoding uncharacterized protein LOC119341680, which translates to MDQVFGAEYVFLHVRRSNRAGLNLYTSTLGYQIHDIEAKYYADGEDAYDMRKMLRQPVPKKHHRHHAGRGCCSHESPTAAAAGSSPTSPSPEKKADEREVSNHRCQIWRATEPPLQTDHVAPVGHPPTREGLRHHGMGTLLPATARWALRRRPDRGKWAAAGRGAYPPCSQREPRAEEAARMSSAGSDGLGREACLAQVARLWTSKSGRIRGCWSGARLLDVRSMGGG; encoded by the coding sequence ATGGACCAGGTCTTCGGCGCCGAGTACGTCTTCCTCCACGTCCGTCGCTCCAACCGCGCCGGCTTGAACCTCTACACCTCCACCCTCGGCTACCAGATCCACGACATCGAGGCCAAGTACTATGCTGACGGCGAGGACGCCTACGACATGCGCAAGATGCTGCGTCAGCCCGTGCCCAAGAAGCACCACCGCCACCACGCTGGCCGCGGCTGCTGCTCCCACGAATCCCCTACTGCCGCGGCTGCCGGCTCGTCCCCGACTTCCCCTtctccggagaagaaggccgacgaACGCGAAGTCTCCAATCACCGCTGCCAGATCTGGCGAGCAACCGAGCCACCACTGCAAACCGACCATGTAGCCCCCGTCGGCCACCCACCCACCAGAGAGGGGCTCCGCCACCACGGCATGGGGACGCTGCTCCCCGCCACCGCGCGCTGGGCCCTCCGCCGCAGGCCCGACCGAGGCAAGTGGGCCGCGGCTGGACGAGGCGCTTACCCTCCTTGCAGTCAACGCGAGCCGCGAGCAGAGGAAGCAGCGAGGATGAGCAGTGCGGGGTCGGACGGACTTGGAAGGGAAGCATGCCTGGCGCAGGTGGCGAGGCTGTGGACGTCCAAATCGGGACGGATCCGAGGCTGTTGGTCGGGGGCGAGGCTGCTGGACGTCCGGAGCATGGGCGGCGGCTGA